CGCCCGTACAAGACGGTCTGGTTTCTCTGCCATCGCATTCGCGAGAGCATCCGCGATAACGCCGCGACGCCGTTGCGGCCCGAACTCGCCAGTTGAAGCGGACGAAACCTTCATCGGCGGGAAGGCGAAGAACCGCGCCTTCAAAGAGCTTGTGTACGCGGCGGCGCAATAATCGGCCAGTGAGCGGCGCATATTGCGGCCGCGTGGCGGCGTAAAACCCGGCCAGATTTAGGCTGACTTCCCGAACATTGATTCGGGAGGGCGGCCGGGGATGTTTGCGGTGGAGATTTACGCGGCGGTTCGACGCTTTGTTTTCATTGAGGGCAATAGCCGGCGTGAAGCGGCGCGGGTGTTTGGACTGAGCCGGGACACGGTGGCGAAGATGTGCCGCTATTCGGCGCCGCCGGGTTACGTGCGCACCAAGGCTCCGGAGCGGCCAAAGCTGGGGCCGTTGCTTCCGGTGATCGACGCCATCCTGGACACCGACAAGATGGCGCCGCCGAAGCAGCGGCATACGGCGAAGCGGATTTTCGAACGGCTGCGGGATGAGCACGGCTTTGCCGGCGGCTACACGGTGGTGAAGGATTATGTGCGGCTGGCGCGCTCGCGCTCGCGCGAGGTGTTCGTGCCGCTCGCGCATCCGCCGGGTCATGCGCAGGTCGATTTTGGCGAATGCGTCGGCGTCATCGGCGGCGTGCGGATGAAGCTGCATGTGTTCTGCTTCGACCTGCCGCAGTCGGACGCCTGCTTCATCAAGGCCTATGCGGCGGAGACGACGGAGGCCTTTCTTGATGGCCATGTCTCGGCCTTCGCGTTCTTTGGCGGCGTTCCGCTGTCGATCCTCTACGACAATCTCAAGATCGCCGTGGCGAAGATACTGGGCGGCGGCGAACGGCGGCGCACGCAAGCCTTTACCGAACTCGTCAGCCACTTTTTGTTCGACGATCGCTTTGGTCGTCCGGGCAAGGGCAACGACAAGGGGAAAGTAGAAGGACTGGTAAAATATTCGCGGGCCAATTTTTTGACGCCCGTTCCGCATGCGCCGTCCCTCGAAGCGCTCAACGCCAGGCTCGCGGAGCGCTGCCGTGCTCGCCAGAACGAGCGCGCCGGCCGGCATGAGCAGACGATCGGCGAGAGGCTAGTCGCTGACATGGCCGCCTTTCGAGAACTTCCCGCCACGCCGTTCGAGGCTTGCCACAAGGTCGCGACAAAGGTCTCGTCCCTGTCGCTCGTCCGCTATCGCACGAACGATTATTCGGTTCCCACAAAGTATGGCTTTCGCGACGTGCTGGCGAAAGGCTTCGTCGACGAGGTCGCCATTTTCTGCGACGGCGCCCTGATCGCCCGTCATGCGCGCAGCTACGCCCGCGACGATTTTATTTTTGAGCCGCGTCATTATCTGGCGCTGCTCGAACAAAAGCCCGGCGCGCTCGATCAGGCGGCGCCCTTGCAGGGCTGGACGCTGCCGGAGACGCTCGCGCATCTGCGCCGACTTCTGGAAACGCGCATGGGCAAGCGCGGCAAACGCGAGTTCATTCAGGTGCTGCGGCTGACGGAAGTGTTTCCCGAAGCCGTCGTCATCGGCGCGGCGCTCGACGCCATAAGGCTGGGCGCCATCGGTTTCGACGCAGTCAAACAACTCGTCATCGCAAGAACTGAGAACAGGCCCGCGCATCTCGATCTTTCCGCCTATCCCTACCTGCCGTCACTGAACGTCAAGACGACATCGCCCGCCGATTATCTCGCGCTCGTTTCCAGGGAGGCGGCATGACCACGTCCGCCTCTGCCGATATCCCTGCGCCGCCGCGGGTTTTGCTCGGCCATCATCTGCGGCAGCTCAAATTGCCGACGATCCTGCGGGAATACGAGAAGGTCGCCGCCGAGGCGGCGCGCGAAGGTCAGGATCACGTCCGATACCTTCTACGCCTCGTCGAACTCGAACTCATCGACCGCGAACGACGCATGGTCGAGCGGCGTATCCGCGCCGCGCGCTTCCCGGCGGTGAAAAGCTTCGACACATTCGACTTCGCCGCGATCCCATCGCTCAACAAACCGCTCGTTCTCGAACTCGCCCGTTGCGAATATGTCGTCGCCCGCGACAACATCATCGCTCTCGGCAACAGCGGCACGGGCAAGACGCACGTCTGTCTGGCGCTCGGTCTCGCCGCCTGCCAGCGCGGGCTTTCCGTCGCCTTCACAACGGCGGCGGGGCTCGTTCATCAGCTGATGGAGGCGCGCGACGAAAAGCGCCTGCTCAGGCTTCAGGCGCAGCTTTCCGCCGTCAAGCTGCTCATCGTCGACGAACTCGGCTATGTGCCGCTGTCACAGACTGGCGCGGAACTCCTCTTTGAGGTGTTCAGTCAGCGTCATGAACGTGGCTCGACGATCGTCACATCCAATCTGCCGTTCGACGAATGGACGGGCGTCTTTGGCAATCAGCGTCTCACTGGCGCACTGCTCGATCGCCTCACCCATCACGTCCACATTCTAGAAATGAACGGTGAAAGCTACCGGCTCAAGCAATCCAGGGCGCGGCGTCGCAAAGAACTTCAGCCAGCCCCTCAGCCGCTTATCGATCCAGAAACCGGCGAAATGGTCCCGTCGTAGCCCAAAACTTTTTCCGCCGCCGACATGCAAAGGGCCCCGATCGGGGCCCTTTGCATGTCGGCGTTCCCTCCCAACTGGCCTGGTTTTACGCCGCCCCGGTGGCAGGGATTCTCTCCGCCGTTGACACTTGGCGCCTTGGTCGGACCGGTCCAAACCTTGTTCAAAGAACATGCGCCAGCCCAATTCAGAGCGAGCCTCGAAAGGGAGCTCATCCTGCTTGTGACGGCGTATCTCCAAGCACATCTGTTGAAGCCCGAGCGCCCCAGCACGCCGGCGGCGATCACCAGACGCCATCAGAAATCGAAGAACGTTGCGTCGTAGACCGGTCGAACAGAACTGCGACTAACACCGAGCTTCCTTCCGAATGACTCGCGGTCCCCAATATTCAGAAACGGATGACGAGCTTGCCGAAGTGACGGCCGCTCGCGAGTTCGTCGTAGGCGGCTTCCGCCTCGTCGAACGCGAAGCTTCTGTCGATGACCGGCTTGATTCGATGCGCGACGAGGAAGGCGTTCATCGCCTCGAACTGCTCGGCCGAACCGACATTGACGCCGTCGATGGTTCCGTTGATCTGCTGAAGGCGGATGAGGTTCGAGCGCGGACCGAAGCCAGTGAAGACGCCGATCTGGGCGATGCGCCCGCCGGCGGCAAGCGCGCGCAGCGAACGGTCGAACGTGTCCGGCCCGCCGAGTTCGAGGATGTGCGAGACGCCGAGCCCGTCGGTCAGCTTGCGCACCGCGACATCCCAGTCCGGCGTGGCGCGGTAGTTCACCGTCGCGAAGGCGCCGAGCGCCTCAGCGCGCTCGCGCTTCTCGTCGGAGGACGACAGCACGATGGTCCTCGCCCCCAAGGCGCTCGCAATCTGCAGTCCAAAGAGCGCAACGCCGCCAGTTCCCTGGACCAGAAGCGTGTCGCCGGCAGCGACGCGGCCGCGGACCACGAGCGCCTGCCAAGCGGTCAGGGCGGCGCACGGCAGGGTGGCGGCCTCTTCGACGCTTAGCTCGTCGGGAATGCGCACCAGCGAGGCTTCGGGAACGGTAATCAGATCCGCAAGCACGCCATCGGCGTCGCCGCCGCCGAGAGCCGCGGGGCCATAGGCTTCGCGGTAGGGGCCGGCGATCCAATTCTGGTAGAAGATCGGCGCGACACGATCTCCGACGCGCCAGCGCGTCACGTTCTTGCCCATCGCCACGAGCCTCGAGCGCGATACGCGACCGCAAAGAACCCTCTCGGAACATAGAGCCCTTCAAATCAGTTTTCATCCTGGCGGGCGGCTTTGGCCGAACCCAGGAATTGAGATTTTGGAGCATGGAATCAATGGATGCGTTAACCGAAAATGGCGGGGACCCCATTATCTGCGCCGACGAAGAATGCAGTGTCGGCGATGCTTCGAATCCACCGGCGCGGCCAGATGGAAATTCCGTCGATCTAGAGCCGCCAACACGGGCGCGCTCCACGGTCGCCCAAGTAAAGGATTCGATGAGGGAGGCGATCGACAATATCGTGCAGTCGGGAACGACCGATCAAATGCGCGGCTATGCCAACGAGGCCATGGGCAAGACCAAGTTGAGCCTCGGGCTCGCCACGCAGTCGACCCATCTCACGCTCACCGGACTGGCGCAAATCGTCGTTGGCGAATTTCAAAAATCGATTGGCGAAGCGAAACTTGCCGAAGACGGGAAGGACATCTTTCCGGAACTGTGAAGACAGTTGCTCCCGGCAACAGGCGGATCGGCGCGTTCCAATGGAACATTGGCTCGCGCCGTTGAGTTACGTCTCCGCCAAATTGTCGCGCTTTCCCGGGGCTCAACTTGCCGACGTAGACGGTCCAAGACCAGCCGCTGGAACCCTCGCTCGATCTCCAGAGAATCTCATCGTGGGCGCTCATTGGCATATTTGTGCTGATGCTCGCCGTCGCGATGAGCCTGGCTCAAACCCTGTTGGCGCCGCTCGTTTCGGCAGTCGTGCTCGCTTTCATGCTCGGCCCTTGGGTGACCGCCCTGCGAAAATGGGGCGTGCCGCCCGTCATCTTTGCAGCTGCGGTCGTGGTTGGCGCCTTACTGATTATTCATGCAGCGATTGTTCAGGGCTCGACGATTGCCGTCGACTGGGTTGGCCGCGCGCCCGAACTGTTGGCCTCATTCAGCGAAAAGCTGCGATCCGCGTTCGGCCCGGCGTTTTCGCTGGAGCGGCTGCAAAGCACATTCGCACGAAGCGGGGGCGGCCCCTTCGACGCAGGGGCGGTCCTGCAGTCAACGATGAATTTTCTTACTCCGACCATCGGCGAGTTGATTGTATTTCTCGCGGCCTTGTTCTTCTCCTTGTCCGGACGAGATGAGCTGCGCCGCTACCTCGTCTTCGTCTTCGACGACAAGGAAACGCGCTTGCGCACGCTGCGGCTCCTGAACAACATCGAACGAGATCTCAAGAGCTATATGGCGGTGGTGGCCGCCATCAATCTCGTTCTGGCGCTGATCGTCACCGTGACCGCTTTTGCTGTCGGCCTTCCAAATCCGCTGCTATGGGGCATCGTCGCCTTCGCTCTCGAATTCATCCCTTATGTCGGCCCGATAGCGATCTACGTCGCGTTGTTTCTGGTCGGCTTCGCCACGTTCGGATCAATTTCGCACGCGCTTGTCGTCCCGCTGATTCTCCTCGTCGCAGATACGTTGGAGGCCAATGTCGTGACGCCGAGCGTCATCGGCAGCCGACTGACTCTCAATCCCGGACTTGTCTTCCTGGGTCTCGTGTTCTGGACATGGCTCTGGGGGCCGGTCGGCGCGATTCTCGCGACGCCTCTGCTCATCGCCGGCGCAGTGACCTTCAGCCACGTGTTCCCTCAGCACGAAATTAATCTTCCAGAGTAGCGCGCGCCGCTTGGGACGCGGCGAGGAACAATCAACCGATCTGGAAGTTCAGTATTCGCCCAGCGGGCCAGCAACAGCGGAGAAGAGGGCATGAGCATAACATCTCAAGTCACGAACAAGGTCCAGGAGGCGCAAGAAGCCGTCGCCAAAGCGTCGGCGAACGCCGCCGCGAAGGCGGCCTCGATGGCTGACGACGTCAGCGCAAAGGTCGATGAAACCATGGAGAGGGCTGAAGCGACAGTGGGCGAGCAGTCTCGGCAAATCGCAGAGAAGGCTAAGTCGACAGGCGAAGGGCTCAAGACAACGATCGAGGGCGTGGTGCGCGAACAGCCGGTGACGGCGTTGTTGCTTGCCGTTGCCGGAGGATTCCTCGTCGGGGCCATGTGGAAGGGCCGCAGCTAATCTCGGGCGGGCAAGATCATGATGCTGGATCCGATATTCCAACGGGTTGACGAGAGTATCGCGAACGCGACGCGAGGCGCGTCGCGTCTCGCCGTCGTCGCGACCCTCGCGCTGCTCGCGCTCGGCTTCGCAACGGCCGCCGCCCACGCCTACGCCATGCGGACGTGGGGAGAGATCGCCGGCAACCTCGTCCTCGCCGGAGCTTTTCTCTTCGCGGCTCTCATCGTTTATCTCGCGACAAAGGACTCCGTCGCGCCGGAAACTCAAGCTCCAGCAGCCGAACTCGAACAGAACAGCTTTTCGCAGCTCCCCTTCGTTGATCAGCTGTTCAAACCGGACGGAAACCTGATGCGCTCGATCGGCTCCTCGATCGGCTCCATGGCGCCGGTCGCGGCGAAAGCAGTGGCCGAGCGCGTGGCGCCCAACCTCCATCTGATCATCGGCGCCGCCGTCGGACTGATGATTGCGTCAAAAATCTCAGAAAAGCTTGACAGTACGAAGTCTCCGGAAGCGTAATCAGCGGGCGAGCGTTCAGCCGCCCGCGAGCGTACGAGGTTTGCGTGTCCCCGAGAGCGAACTGGAAGGGCTCTCTGAAGATTGCGGAGCTCACCTGTCCGGTGGCGCTCTACTCCGCGACTTCGACGTCTGACAGGATCGCGTTCCACACGATCAACCGATCGACCGGTCACCGCGTGCGGCGGACCTTTGTCGATAGCGACACGGGCGAACCTGTCGAGTCCGGCGATCAAGTCAAAGGCTATGAGGTCGGCAAGAACGAATATGTCGTTCTCGAACCGGAGGAAGTCGCTCAGGCGACGCCAAAAAGCGACAAAACTCTCGCCATCGAAACATTCGTGGATTGTAGCGAAATCGACGCCGTCTATTTCGACAAGCCCTACTATCTATCCCCCTCGCAAAGAGACGCGAACGAACTTTTCGTTCTGATACGCGAGGGCATGCGCAAGAACAAGGTCGCAGCCCTCGCGAAGACAGTGCTCTTCAGGCGCGCGCGCACCGTTCTGATCAGCGCTTATGGCGACGGGCTTCTCGCGACCACGCTGAACTTCGATTATGAAGTGCGCTCGGCGCAGCAAGCGTTCGACGACGTGCCTGAGGTTAAAGTTCAGGGCGAAATGCTTCAGCTCGCCAAGCACATTATTGACACCAAGCGGGGCGCCTTCGATCCATCTACGTTCGAAGACCGCTATGAGGCCGCGCTCGCCGAATTCGTGAAAGCGAAGCTGGAAGGCAAGCCGATCGCCCCGGCGCGCAAGGCGCGCGAAGCCAAGGTCGTCAATCTGCTCGAGGCGCTGCGCGAGAGCGCGGCTCTTTCCGAGCGGAACGACAAAGCTGCGGCCAAGAAGCGAGCGGCCCAGCCTCGCAAGACCAGGACAACCGCGACACGCCGGAAAGCGAGCTGACCTCGCATGTCGCTCGCCGACTACCGTAAGAAGCGCGACTTTGGAGCGACGCGCGAGCCGAAGGGGCGAGGCGCTCGAAAGACCGGCAGCAGCTTCGTCATACAGCAACATGCCGCAAGACGGCTGCACTACGATCTTCGCCTGGAGATGGACGGCGTTTTGAAAAGCTGGGCTGTGACCAGAGGCCCAAGTCTCGTGCCGGGCGAAAAGCGGCTTGCCGTTCACGTCGAGGACCACCCTCTCGACTATCGCAATTTCGAAGGCGTCATTCCGGAAGGCCAATATGGCGCCGGCGAAGTGATCGTGTGGGACAAGGGCGTGTGGATTCCTGAAGGCGATCCGCACAAGGGCTACGCCAAGGGCCACCTCGATTTCGAGTTGCGCGGCGAGAAGCTCGGCGGACGTTGGCATCTCGTGCGCATGGCGCGAAAGCCGCGCGAGAAGCACGACAACTGGCTTCTCATCAAAAGCGAAGACGAATTTGCGCGAACGCCTAAGGATGAAGACATACTCGACGAGATGCCGCGCTCGGTAGACACCGGGCGCACGATCGGCGATGTCGCGGAGGGCAAGCCCTCGCGGCGCTCCAAGAAAAGCGCCATGCCGAAGCAGAGCACCGCGTCGCGCTTGGATAAAACGAGTTCCCTTGCGACGCCGCAAGCGCCTGCGGTCGACATCGACCCATCACGTCTCAGGGGCGCGAAGAAGGCGCCGTTGCCGAGTTTCGTTGCGCCGATGCAGGCCAGTTCCGGCGCCGCGCCATCGCGCAAGGAATGGATTCACGAAATCAAATTCGACGGCTATCGCGTGCAGGCGCGCATTGAGGCGGGACGCGTACGGCTGCTCTCACGCAGTGGCCTCGACTGGACGAAGAAATTTGGCGATGAGATCGCGTCGGCGCTGCGCGCCCTGCCCCTCGGCGGCGCGCTCATCGACGGCGAAATCGTCGTCGAGACCAGTTCCGGCGCGTCGGATTTCTCCGCGCTTCAGGCGGATCTGAGCGCAGGGCGGACTGATCGCTTCGTCTATTGGGTCTTCGATCTTCCTTACCTCGAGGGCTACGATCTGCGCGGCGCGACCTTGCTGGAACGCAAACGGTTGCTGGAAAGACTCTTGGGCGCTGAGACTGGCGACAAGGTTCGCTTAAGTCTTCACTTTGAAGACAGCGGCGCGGTCGTGCTGGCGCACGCCTGTCGGCTCGGCCTCGAAGGCGTGGTGTCGAAGCTGCGGGATTCGCCCTATCGCTCCGGCCGCGTGAAGAGCTGGATAAAGGCCAAATGCTTCGCGCGGCAGGAATTCGTCGTCGCAGGCTATACGCCATCGACGGTGTCGCGCCGGGCGATCGGCGCCCTCGTGCTTGGCGTATACCAGAATGGCGTCCTTTGCCACGTCGGCCGCGTCGGGACGGGATTTACGGCGGATATGGCGAAGGAGCTTTTCACGAAGCTCGATCCCATGCGCATCGCCTCGAATCCCTTTGGCGCGCGACTCAGCGCGGACGCGGCGCGCCATGTGCGCTACGTGCGGCCCGAGCTGGTGGCTGAGGTCGAATTTCGCGGCTGGACGGGCGATCAAAATCTTCGGCACGCGTCCTTTCGCGGTCTGCGCGAAGATAAGGACGCGCGCGACGTCGTTCGCGAAAGTGCGCCGTACGTTGAGCGGGCGACAGCGGCGAGAGCGGAGCAAAGCGTGGTGAGGCTCACCCATCCCGATCGGCTCTATTGGCCGGATCAAGGCGTAACCAAACAGGGCCTGGCGGATTACTACTCCGACATCTGGCGCTATATCGCGCCCTTCATCGTCAATCGCCCGCTGGCGCTGCTGCGCTGCCCAAACGGCGTCGAGGGAGAGAAGTTCTTCCAGAAACACGCCTGGAAAGGCATCGATCCGAACATCGTGCTCATCGACGATCCGAAAGGAGAGGAAGAGCCCTTGCTCAGCATCAAGGACCTCAACGGCCTGATCGCGCTCGTTCAATCCGGCGCCTTGGAGATTCATCCTTGGGGCTCGACGGCGGAGGACTGGGAGCGCCCCGACATCATCATCATGGATCTCGATCCGGGCGAACAGGTCGCGTGGGAGGCCGTCATTGCGGCCGCGGAAGAAACGCGGGAGCGCCTCCAAGACCTTGGGCTCGCCGCCTTCGTGAAAACATCAGGCGGAAAGGGGCTTCATGTGGTGGCGCCCGTGACGCCCAAAGCAAAATGGCCAGAGGTAAAGGCGTTCACCAAAGGCATCGCCGATGCGATGACACATGACAGCCCGAGCAAATATGTTGCAACGATCACGAAATCGAAGCGCCGCGGAAAGATACTCGTCGACTATCTGCGCAATCAGCGCGGCGCCACGGCCGTCGCGCCCTACTCCACGCGCGCCCGTCCCGGCGCCGCCGTGTCGATGCCGCTCGCCTGGGACGAACTGAGTCCGGCGATCGGACCTGACTATTTCACGATCGTGAAAACCCTCGCGCGCCTCGAGTCGCTGCAGAGCGATCCGTGGGGAGACTTTCGTCAAGCGGCGGCGCCGATCGAAACGCCGAACGCGCGGAGAAAGAGAAAAGCCTAGCGACGTTTGGCGCCGCGCTTTTCCGCATCGATGCTCTTGCGGAGCGCATCCATGATATTGACGACATTGCTCGGAGCCGCCGACGCCTGTTTTTTGCCGCGAGCGGGCGTGTGCTCCTTCTTCTTTCCAGAAATGATGTCCAGTAACTGCGCTTGCACGGGATCACGGGTCATCGCCGGATCCCAGTGACTCTTGCGCTCCTCGATCAATTTGGAAATCAGGTTGAGAGCTTTCGCGTTCGGCGTCTCAGCGCCGATCTTGTCGAGGTAGTCCTTCGGATCGCGCACCTCGTCGGCGAAGCGCAATGTCCATAAGACGAGCCCCCTGTCGCGCGGCTCGACCATCACGGCGCGCTCGCGTCGATACATCACGAGCCGCGACAGGCCGACTGTGCCCGTCGCCTTCATCGCGTCGCGAATGACGGAAAAGGCCTCAACGCCGATCGGATCGTCCGGCACAAGATAGTGGGGCTTATCGAACCAAATCCAGTCCACGCTCGCGGCCGGCGCAAAGGTCTCGATATCGATCGTTCGCGTGCTTTCGAGGCTTAGGGCGTCAAGCTCTTCATCTTCAAGCAGCACGTAATCGTCTTCGCCGCGCGGATAGCCCTTCGCCGCGTCGTCTTCGCCGATCGGCGCGCCGGAGACCGCGTCGACATATTGGCTGACGACGCGATTGCCGGTGTTTCGATTAAGGATGTGGAAGCGAACTTTTTCGCCTTCAGTCGTGGCCGGCGTCATCGCGACCGGACAGGTCACAAGCGAAAGCTTCAAATAGCCTTTCCAGAATGACCGCGGCGCCATTCTAAACCCCTCCGAGGGCAGCGAACTCTCCAATAACGTTCCGTCGAACGCATCGTTCCGCTTTCGCCCTATTCCGCCGCGCGTCTTGGAACATTTGGCTCTCGAATATTGTTGAATTCAAGCATGACTCTTCATCTGCCCGTTGTCATTGGAGTCGACGGCTCCCACATGGCGAGCGCCGCCCAAGGGCTCTTCGAAATGGATAAGAAGGCTGAAATGCAAACGACGCAGGGCCGCCGGGGCGCGCCAGGGCGCAGCGGGGCGCCCCACCAACTCCCTTTCCTTAGAATCGATGGGGAACTGACCTCCGGGCTGCGCGATATGTACGCGACGAGCCTCATAGAACCAATGCCGGACAAGTTTCTCGACTTACTCGTACGACTTTCGACGTCGGTCGCCAAACAGGCTGTGAGGGGTTTTGCTCCCGCGCGCTCCTGAATACGCGCGACTGGCCTCTGAGTTGAGTGGCGCTGAAGTGACTAGAA
This window of the Methylocystis hirsuta genome carries:
- a CDS encoding Ku protein, encoding MAPRSFWKGYLKLSLVTCPVAMTPATTEGEKVRFHILNRNTGNRVVSQYVDAVSGAPIGEDDAAKGYPRGEDDYVLLEDEELDALSLESTRTIDIETFAPAASVDWIWFDKPHYLVPDDPIGVEAFSVIRDAMKATGTVGLSRLVMYRRERAVMVEPRDRGLVLWTLRFADEVRDPKDYLDKIGAETPNAKALNLISKLIEERKSHWDPAMTRDPVQAQLLDIISGKKKEHTPARGKKQASAAPSNVVNIMDALRKSIDAEKRGAKRR
- the istA gene encoding IS21 family transposase is translated as MFAVEIYAAVRRFVFIEGNSRREAARVFGLSRDTVAKMCRYSAPPGYVRTKAPERPKLGPLLPVIDAILDTDKMAPPKQRHTAKRIFERLRDEHGFAGGYTVVKDYVRLARSRSREVFVPLAHPPGHAQVDFGECVGVIGGVRMKLHVFCFDLPQSDACFIKAYAAETTEAFLDGHVSAFAFFGGVPLSILYDNLKIAVAKILGGGERRRTQAFTELVSHFLFDDRFGRPGKGNDKGKVEGLVKYSRANFLTPVPHAPSLEALNARLAERCRARQNERAGRHEQTIGERLVADMAAFRELPATPFEACHKVATKVSSLSLVRYRTNDYSVPTKYGFRDVLAKGFVDEVAIFCDGALIARHARSYARDDFIFEPRHYLALLEQKPGALDQAAPLQGWTLPETLAHLRRLLETRMGKRGKREFIQVLRLTEVFPEAVVIGAALDAIRLGAIGFDAVKQLVIARTENRPAHLDLSAYPYLPSLNVKTTSPADYLALVSREAA
- a CDS encoding NepR family anti-sigma factor — translated: MQTTQGRRGAPGRSGAPHQLPFLRIDGELTSGLRDMYATSLIEPMPDKFLDLLVRLSTSVAKQAVRGFAPARS
- a CDS encoding zinc-dependent alcohol dehydrogenase family protein, producing MGKNVTRWRVGDRVAPIFYQNWIAGPYREAYGPAALGGGDADGVLADLITVPEASLVRIPDELSVEEAATLPCAALTAWQALVVRGRVAAGDTLLVQGTGGVALFGLQIASALGARTIVLSSSDEKRERAEALGAFATVNYRATPDWDVAVRKLTDGLGVSHILELGGPDTFDRSLRALAAGGRIAQIGVFTGFGPRSNLIRLQQINGTIDGVNVGSAEQFEAMNAFLVAHRIKPVIDRSFAFDEAEAAYDELASGRHFGKLVIRF
- a CDS encoding AI-2E family transporter, translating into MFVLMLAVAMSLAQTLLAPLVSAVVLAFMLGPWVTALRKWGVPPVIFAAAVVVGALLIIHAAIVQGSTIAVDWVGRAPELLASFSEKLRSAFGPAFSLERLQSTFARSGGGPFDAGAVLQSTMNFLTPTIGELIVFLAALFFSLSGRDELRRYLVFVFDDKETRLRTLRLLNNIERDLKSYMAVVAAINLVLALIVTVTAFAVGLPNPLLWGIVAFALEFIPYVGPIAIYVALFLVGFATFGSISHALVVPLILLVADTLEANVVTPSVIGSRLTLNPGLVFLGLVFWTWLWGPVGAILATPLLIAGAVTFSHVFPQHEINLPE
- the istB gene encoding IS21-like element helper ATPase IstB; amino-acid sequence: MTTSASADIPAPPRVLLGHHLRQLKLPTILREYEKVAAEAAREGQDHVRYLLRLVELELIDRERRMVERRIRAARFPAVKSFDTFDFAAIPSLNKPLVLELARCEYVVARDNIIALGNSGTGKTHVCLALGLAACQRGLSVAFTTAAGLVHQLMEARDEKRLLRLQAQLSAVKLLIVDELGYVPLSQTGAELLFEVFSQRHERGSTIVTSNLPFDEWTGVFGNQRLTGALLDRLTHHVHILEMNGESYRLKQSRARRRKELQPAPQPLIDPETGEMVPS
- a CDS encoding Ku protein; the encoded protein is MSPRANWKGSLKIAELTCPVALYSATSTSDRIAFHTINRSTGHRVRRTFVDSDTGEPVESGDQVKGYEVGKNEYVVLEPEEVAQATPKSDKTLAIETFVDCSEIDAVYFDKPYYLSPSQRDANELFVLIREGMRKNKVAALAKTVLFRRARTVLISAYGDGLLATTLNFDYEVRSAQQAFDDVPEVKVQGEMLQLAKHIIDTKRGAFDPSTFEDRYEAALAEFVKAKLEGKPIAPARKAREAKVVNLLEALRESAALSERNDKAAAKKRAAQPRKTRTTATRRKAS
- a CDS encoding phage holin family protein, with translation MMLDPIFQRVDESIANATRGASRLAVVATLALLALGFATAAAHAYAMRTWGEIAGNLVLAGAFLFAALIVYLATKDSVAPETQAPAAELEQNSFSQLPFVDQLFKPDGNLMRSIGSSIGSMAPVAAKAVAERVAPNLHLIIGAAVGLMIASKISEKLDSTKSPEA
- the ligD gene encoding DNA ligase D, whose translation is MSLADYRKKRDFGATREPKGRGARKTGSSFVIQQHAARRLHYDLRLEMDGVLKSWAVTRGPSLVPGEKRLAVHVEDHPLDYRNFEGVIPEGQYGAGEVIVWDKGVWIPEGDPHKGYAKGHLDFELRGEKLGGRWHLVRMARKPREKHDNWLLIKSEDEFARTPKDEDILDEMPRSVDTGRTIGDVAEGKPSRRSKKSAMPKQSTASRLDKTSSLATPQAPAVDIDPSRLRGAKKAPLPSFVAPMQASSGAAPSRKEWIHEIKFDGYRVQARIEAGRVRLLSRSGLDWTKKFGDEIASALRALPLGGALIDGEIVVETSSGASDFSALQADLSAGRTDRFVYWVFDLPYLEGYDLRGATLLERKRLLERLLGAETGDKVRLSLHFEDSGAVVLAHACRLGLEGVVSKLRDSPYRSGRVKSWIKAKCFARQEFVVAGYTPSTVSRRAIGALVLGVYQNGVLCHVGRVGTGFTADMAKELFTKLDPMRIASNPFGARLSADAARHVRYVRPELVAEVEFRGWTGDQNLRHASFRGLREDKDARDVVRESAPYVERATAARAEQSVVRLTHPDRLYWPDQGVTKQGLADYYSDIWRYIAPFIVNRPLALLRCPNGVEGEKFFQKHAWKGIDPNIVLIDDPKGEEEPLLSIKDLNGLIALVQSGALEIHPWGSTAEDWERPDIIIMDLDPGEQVAWEAVIAAAEETRERLQDLGLAAFVKTSGGKGLHVVAPVTPKAKWPEVKAFTKGIADAMTHDSPSKYVATITKSKRRGKILVDYLRNQRGATAVAPYSTRARPGAAVSMPLAWDELSPAIGPDYFTIVKTLARLESLQSDPWGDFRQAAAPIETPNARRKRKA